A single Comamonas sp. NLF-1-9 DNA region contains:
- a CDS encoding aminodeoxychorismate/anthranilate synthase component II, with translation MNVLMIDNYDSFTYNLVQYLGELGAQVEVVRNDEIGLQDIAARAPERIVVSPGPSSPSEAGISVAAIRHFAGKVPLLGVCLGHQAIGEAFGGKVVRAGRQMHGKTSVITTDQKGVFAGLPREFTVNRYHSLVVEQASLPECLIVTATSEDGEIQGVRHRELAVEGVQFHPESILTEHGHALLRNFLEQRA, from the coding sequence ATGAACGTCTTGATGATCGACAACTACGACAGCTTCACCTACAACCTGGTGCAGTACCTGGGCGAGCTGGGCGCGCAGGTCGAGGTGGTGCGCAACGACGAGATTGGCCTGCAGGACATTGCCGCGCGCGCGCCCGAGCGCATCGTGGTCTCGCCCGGCCCGAGCTCGCCGAGCGAGGCCGGCATTTCGGTCGCGGCCATACGCCACTTTGCCGGCAAGGTTCCGCTGCTGGGCGTGTGCCTCGGGCATCAGGCGATCGGCGAGGCCTTTGGCGGCAAGGTGGTGCGCGCGGGCAGGCAGATGCACGGCAAGACCAGCGTGATCACCACGGACCAGAAGGGCGTGTTCGCCGGGCTGCCGCGCGAGTTCACGGTCAACCGCTACCACTCGCTGGTGGTAGAGCAGGCCAGCCTGCCCGAATGCCTGATCGTGACGGCCACGAGCGAGGACGGCGAGATCCAGGGCGTGCGCCATCGCGAGCTGGCCGTGGAGGGCGTGCAGTTCCACCCCGAGAGCATATTGACCGAGCACGGGCATGCGCTCTTGCGCAATTTCCTGGAGCAGCGCGCCTGA
- the trpE gene encoding anthranilate synthase component I: MITELEFKSLAGSGYNRIPLIAEAFADLETPLSLYLKLARGRGDGANSFLLESVVGGERFGRYSFIGLPARTLLRASGFGEAAKTEVVTDGVVVESVSGNPLDFIAAYQQRFKVALSPGLPRFCGGLAGYFGYDAVRYIEKKLEKTCPPDELGCPDIVLLQCEEVAVIDNLSGKLYLIVWVDPAQAEAYARGKKRLRELKEQLKYSVSAPQVRASESHPAERSFAKPDYIAAVLQAKELIAAGEFMQVQVGQRIHKRYTESPLSLYRALRSLNPSPYMYFYDFGGFQVVGASPEILVRQEQVQEGTKITIRPLAGTRPRGATPEKDKAAEQELLADPKERAEHVMLIDLARNDIGRIAQVGSVKVTEAFVVERYSHVMHIVSNVEGLLREGLSSMDVLRATFPAGTLTGAPKVHAMELIDRLEPTKRGLYGGACGYLSYAGDMDVAIAIRTGIVKDGVLYVQAAAGVVADSVPELEWKETEAKARALLRAAELVEEGLQ, encoded by the coding sequence GTGATTACGGAACTGGAATTCAAGAGCCTCGCGGGCTCGGGCTACAACCGCATCCCATTGATCGCGGAAGCCTTTGCTGACCTGGAGACGCCGCTCTCGCTCTACCTCAAGCTCGCGCGCGGGCGCGGCGACGGCGCCAACAGCTTTCTGCTCGAATCGGTCGTCGGCGGCGAGCGCTTCGGGCGCTACAGCTTCATCGGCCTGCCCGCGCGCACCCTGCTGCGCGCGAGCGGCTTTGGCGAGGCGGCAAAGACCGAAGTGGTGACCGATGGCGTGGTGGTGGAGAGCGTCAGCGGCAATCCGCTGGACTTCATCGCCGCCTACCAGCAGCGTTTCAAGGTGGCGCTCAGCCCCGGCCTGCCGCGCTTTTGCGGCGGTCTTGCGGGCTATTTCGGCTACGACGCGGTGCGCTACATCGAAAAGAAGCTGGAAAAAACCTGCCCGCCCGACGAACTGGGCTGCCCGGACATCGTGCTGCTGCAATGCGAAGAGGTGGCGGTGATCGACAACCTCTCGGGCAAGCTCTACCTCATCGTCTGGGTCGACCCGGCGCAGGCCGAGGCCTATGCGCGCGGCAAGAAGCGCCTGCGCGAACTCAAGGAGCAGCTCAAGTATTCGGTCAGCGCGCCGCAGGTGAGGGCAAGCGAGAGTCATCCGGCCGAGCGCAGCTTTGCCAAGCCGGACTACATCGCCGCGGTGCTGCAGGCCAAGGAGTTGATCGCCGCCGGCGAGTTCATGCAGGTGCAGGTGGGGCAGCGCATCCACAAGCGCTATACCGAGTCGCCATTGTCGCTGTACCGCGCGCTGCGCTCGCTCAACCCCAGCCCCTACATGTATTTCTACGACTTCGGGGGCTTTCAGGTGGTGGGCGCAAGCCCCGAGATCCTGGTGCGCCAGGAACAGGTCCAGGAGGGCACCAAGATCACCATCCGGCCGCTCGCCGGCACCCGCCCGCGCGGCGCCACGCCCGAGAAGGACAAGGCGGCCGAGCAGGAGTTGCTGGCCGACCCCAAGGAGCGCGCCGAGCACGTGATGCTGATCGACCTGGCGCGCAACGACATCGGGCGCATCGCGCAGGTGGGCAGCGTCAAGGTGACCGAGGCCTTCGTCGTCGAGCGCTACAGCCATGTGATGCACATCGTGAGCAATGTCGAGGGCCTGCTCAGGGAGGGCCTGAGCAGCATGGACGTGCTGCGCGCGACCTTTCCGGCGGGCACGCTCACCGGCGCGCCCAAGGTGCATGCGATGGAGCTGATCGACCGGCTGGAGCCGACCAAGCGCGGTCTGTACGGCGGTGCCTGCGGCTATCTCAGTTACGCCGGCGACATGGACGTGGCCATCGCGATCCGCACCGGCATCGTCAAGGACGGGGTGCTCTACGTGCAGGCGGCGGCCGGCGTCGTCGCCGATTCGGTGCCCGAGCTTGAATGGAAGGAAACCGAAGCCAAGGCGCGCGCGCTGCTGCGCGCGGCCGAACTCGTCGAGGAGGGATTGCAATGA
- a CDS encoding DsrE family protein, with product MQQLPTRSSMRRSLLASGLLAASATAVAAAAQDAKDGQDKVIYHIDDAASQATKGLRNIRNHLDVAPQTRIVVVTHAAGVDFLMEAAKDAKNPDIDYAALVSALKGRGVRFEVCEITLRNRKLKKEQFIMDADFTPSGVVRIAQLQNREQFAYIKP from the coding sequence ATGCAACAGCTACCCACCCGATCGTCCATGCGCCGCAGCCTGCTCGCTTCGGGCCTGCTCGCGGCCAGCGCCACAGCCGTAGCAGCCGCAGCCCAGGACGCCAAGGACGGCCAGGACAAGGTGATCTACCACATCGACGACGCCGCCAGCCAGGCCACCAAGGGCCTGCGCAACATCCGCAACCACCTGGACGTGGCGCCGCAGACGCGCATCGTCGTGGTCACGCACGCCGCCGGCGTGGACTTCCTCATGGAAGCGGCCAAGGACGCGAAAAACCCCGACATCGATTACGCCGCCCTGGTCAGCGCCCTCAAAGGGCGCGGCGTGCGCTTCGAGGTCTGCGAAATCACGCTGCGCAACCGCAAGCTCAAGAAAGAGCAATTCATCATGGATGCCGACTTCACGCCCTCGGGCGTGGTGCGCATCGCCCAGTTGCAAAACCGCGAGCAGTTCGCCTACATCAAGCCCTGA